The following nucleotide sequence is from Strix uralensis isolate ZFMK-TIS-50842 chromosome 15, bStrUra1, whole genome shotgun sequence.
ttggaggaggaagaaaagacacAAGAATGCCAGAAGCAGACAATGGtaagaaaattttgaaatagcAATAGGACTTACACGGGCTTTGAGAGGTCTGTGTGCTACTGCCCTTTTCTACCGATGTTGTGGAAACAGCTGCTGAGACTTACATTTATTGGCATTGTGTTAAACTCTTCCTTTTGGCTCTTCAGCTGTTAACTGAGAAGCTCATAGAAGAATTGAAGCAATTTAATCAAacaactgcaaaagaaaaggaggtgCTTCAGGTAAGGCTGGGACTTTGTTTCAGACTCAGCCAGGTACGGAGTGAGATTCTGAAGGTTATTTTGCTTCTCCCAGGGCTGCTCAATTCTCCAAATGAACTAGAGGGTGAAAGCCTGCAGTATTACTCATCTTTTGTTTTATGTGCATTAAGAAAACAATGTGTTACTCCCCTTCTATGTAGAGGGCTTAAAGCAAAGTTTATGGTGGGGCAATGTCAGTTCTCATCGCGGCCATTTCAAGTAGAGTCGCATACAGTTGAACTTGAAACAAGGCAGAAGGTGAAAGTGATAGAAATGACTGATTGCTTTCAAGTTGGGCTGAATCAGTTCCAGAGTACAGATGGGAACAGTGCTGGGAACGtgctctgctcagagcagctccTCTTGGGAGAGCGTTTTCAAGCCTGTGTTGCAGGAGGTTGGAAGCACCACTGGCAGGATGCTAATCCACCAGTCTGGCTGTTATGCTGGAATTCAGATTTGGTCTAACTTGGAGGCTGTTGCAGGCCAGTGGCCTCAGGCAGTCTCTGGGAACTCAGAAGTACGCATGCACAAGCAGCTTCAGTAATATCGTCGATATACCAACCAAAACGGTCATTAAATTACACCTCTGCAGTTCTTGGTGAGAAGCTTCAGAGCTAATCAATGAAATCGCTATTATAGCAGACTTCCTAGATTTTGGGAATTTATAAGATAATTAAATGGCAATTAAAAGATAAATTGCCATTTTCTGCAAGGAACTGTCAGAGACATCCCAGTCAGGCAAGGCTAATCTCAGTTCAGCAGGCAAGACCCTGCTGAAGAGTTCAGATGCTTTAGTCAGAGCTGCTTTAGAGCTTGGCTTTGCTTTTCGGTACTTTATTAGTAAAACGCCGCATGCCCTCACTTCTTTCCCCAGGCAGCAATGGCCAAGTGGCGATCGGCCGGAGAAGGGAGCCAGCAGTCCCTGGAGAAGCACGCCTCCTTCCAGGCAGAAATCGGGGAACGTTCTGCAGCGCTTGATGAGTTggagctgctcctggctgtgtGAGGCACGAGGACGGactgtactgtattttttttttttttaatttttttggatgTTTTACTCCTAACTCCGTGGTCTCTACTTCACAAACCTAGCTCTTAGGTTTGGCGGCCTAAACCTGGGAGCGGGCCGCTGGGTGGTGGCGGGGAGCTGCGGTGCTTGGCTACCCCTGGGGCAAGACCAGTAGCCCTCGTTGCCCTTCCCGCGCCGGCAGGGCCCTGCCCGGACTCTCTTTTCCCTCTCGCCTCGCTGATGCAGCGCTCCTCCGCTTCGGTCCCTCAGCATATTGTACTGATTACTGTTTTTAACCCATTAAACGTACTGGAAGGATGTGGAGACGCCCTGTCCTGCCGTCCGCGCCGGGCCCCACCGGAGGGGCGGGGCGTTCCTCGGGGGGGCGGGGCTGCGTCTGCGCACCAGGGCGGGCCCGGGGCAGCCATGGCGGCGGCGGTCAGCGCCGGGCTGCGCGGAGCTCGGCGGTGCCAAACGCTGGGGCGGTTGTTGCGGCGTGGCTGCGCGGGGCTGGCGGTGGACGATACCGTCAACGGGCTGAGCGAGGAGCAGCGGCAGGTACCGGATCCGCCGGGCTCCTgcggccgggggcggccgccgccctgAGAGGGGAGCGGGAGGACGCCGGGACTCCGGcggcgccccgcccccccgggggtgtGACGGGGATGACGGGCGGTGATTGGCCGCCGCCGGGCGGAACCAGCCTATCCCCGGGCGCGCAGAGGGGGCGTGGTGCGACCACGTATCCGCCGGGCGTGGCGGGAACCTGCCCCGGAGGCGCCTCCGCCATGGGACAGCGCACGGGGAAGCACcgcgtaaaaaaaaaaaaaaagtccgcTGCGTGCGCGTGGGGCCTGTTTGATCAGGTATAATGACCGAAATATGAGCATCAAAGAAGCAAAtcgtagaatcacagactggtttgggtgggaagggaccttaaagtccatccagtcccacccccctgccccaggcagggacaccttccactagcccagcttgcccaaagccccgtccaacctggccttgaacccttccagggagggggcagccacagcttctctgggcaacctgtgccagggcctcaccaccctcacagggaagaatttcttccttagatctcatctaaatctcccctctggcagtttaaacccgttcccctttgtcctatccctacccccctgatcaagagtccctccctcctttcctgtagcccctttaagtcctgggaggccgctctaaggtctccccggagccttctcttctccagcgaacccccccaactctctcagcctgtcctcacagggggggtgctccagcccccccgagcaattttgtggcctcctctggccccgctcgagcaggtccatgttgaCTGGATCTTGTCAAATCCTCTCAAAAGAAGTGTTGCGGTTCTCACAGCGTGTTCTCTTGCCCCATGGGGGACCTTAAAGTTTAGGATAATAGTTCTTAGCTTTACTGTTTCCCCGTGTTCTACAGCAGCCCAGTGCCAGCCGTCACAGCGCTTACTCCCTGCTGCCCCAGGGTGTGGAGGGAAAGGTAGCAGCTTCAAAGGGTTGGTCCAGACAGGCTTCTGCTAATGCAACTCTCTTCCTTGGTGGTTCTCAGGTCTGGAGCTGTAGCCTTATTTTCTAGATAATTATGACAGTGCAAGTGTACAGATGTACAAAATAAACTTTCTcctttcattctcttttcttaCTGTAGAATTATTCTTTACCAGGTTTGTGTTCATGGTTTGTAGCCTTATGAGCTCGTATTAACTTGATGTTTCTTTGTGCTTCTACAATCAGCAggtgtaaaaggaagaaaatattattgtAGTTCATATCTGTCtggtggaaaagctgaaaaaaaaatcagaaatcaatCTTCAGTAATGCTAGTGAAGCTGTGAATTAACAGCACTAACTTATAAACTGGCTTAGAGTGTCAGGGATATCTGTCTGAGTCTATTCCTTAGTCTCTAATTGATtaagatatttctttttattgtggttttaagcgttttttttctttaaagctttatGCTCAAGTTTTCTGCTGTCAACTCTGTAACAATGGAAACATATCTAATGtttaaaaacttaagaaaaaaaatcaacagaggGGAAACTTGTTTGGTGGTACTGGAACCCAAGGTCTGGATAGCCATGGAAACTAGCATatctttttaattagaaaaaagagGCTGCTTTAGTTGTGAGGTTGAGAGAAGGGCAGAGGAGCCTGGGTATATTTTGGTTTGTTGCTTCTGCCCCTTCTGCAGGCTCTGGTTATAGGGTTTCAGTCTCTAAGACTATCCCTTCACCAGCATTAATTTGCAGGAATAAAGgaccaaaaggaaaaatgggattATTAAGATCTATCGTAACATCTAGACAAAGTTCTTAAATCTCCagattaaaaacatttcagatgttGGCCATATTTTCTTAGTGTGTGTAAGACTTCTGCAGAATACATGTATGTAAGtactcagattttaaaatttagaaaaagattttgagatttttaacACTTGGATCAATGAGCATACCTGACTTTATAAAACTTTCCGTCTGTAGAAAATAGTAAGATAGCTAATGTAGTTCCAGTTTGATACACTaacacattttaattattatgCATGCTTATTACAGGCATTTGCATATAATTAAATGAAACCACAAGCAGCTCCTGAATAGGGATAGTACATCATAAGCTCAGTTCATCAGCTTTCAAAGTTTCCTGACCAAAAACATCCCCTGAAGCCCTAGTGCAGGCAGCAGTTAGGGAGCATTCTGTCATGTTGGGGTAAGGTTAAATGCTGAGAGGAACTTAAGTACATCAGTATCTTGTCTTTGAAAGACTAAAAGGCTTTTCCAGGGGTCTTTTAGCCAGTAACATTGATTTCTTTATGTGAAACATTGAAACATTCATTTCTTTATGGTCTTGTGCTCCTGGGTTTGGGATCCTGAAGTCTCCTGGCAGGGAAATGTTGGCAGCATCCTGGGGAAGAAGACAACAGTATATGGATGAGATGTAACGTATGtgtttctccatctctcttccCAGCTTAGACAGACCATGACAAAGTTCTGTCAAGAGCATTTGGCTCCGAAGGCCCAACAGATTGACCAGGAAAATGAATTCAAAGACATGCGGGCAAGTATTTCATGTGTGCATTTAAAATAGATGGTGGTGAAAGCCTGTCTGTACTTTGATCCTGTACATTAGTTCAGACAAAGAATCCCAGTCCATACCACAGGAACATATGCATTAACTTTTCAGACTTGAAAGCCATAGAGAAAACAATCTTTTGATTTCCTGTTTAAGCTTTTGTTAACAACTTTCAGCAACCTGGGGAAGAATGCAGCcagcatgcaattaaaaaaataataaaaaaaccccagattgaTAATGGTCTTGTTTGGATTCTTATCGTTGTATTTCTGCTTGGCTCCTTCAGACTCCTCCTCTAATACGTGCTTTGTATTCTCCTGGCTAGGGCCCTTTCTTGGACATCTGAGTTTCCTCAAATTTGTTGTGAAAATATTGTGTGCAAATGCTGAAATGTAGAGTTGTTTGACTGTCGAGCTGAAACTTGCCTTCctaataaaaacaacaaattcTGTGTAACGGGAGGGTTTGATTGATGAAAAGGAGAGATCTAACTATTGGTTTTCATAAGCTCCACAAGACTTAAAAAGCTCAGAACATCTGCTAGGATTTCCCAGAGCTCTGATGTTGACATTTTCAGGGATATACGCACAGCTTTGAAGTTAAGTATATAAATTTAGTCTGGCACACCAGATGTCATCCAGAGCTATTGAATAATACTTTTTGAAGTCTCTGGAGACTATTCACTGATAATTATCTTATCAGTGGACACTGAGGCCGTGTGACAAGCGTTCACCTGTGTGTCCATTGTGTAGTGGGGGAGAGGCTGCAGTCTTAAGCAGCAGTGATGAGGTGGCCTCTCCAGCATATGCGTGGTCCTCAGTGGTGACATCTTTTGCTGCTGCATTGTGTCATAGCTTCCCTCTTTCTCTGCAACACCGTGTGCCAGACACAGCTGACGTGTTTGTCTCAagtcaggcagcagctctgtgcctcgAATCGTCTGCCTCTCGCGTGAGTGCTGGTGTTGCCAGAATGATAAATCTGGGTAATGGGCAAGTGGAGGAGGCAGCAGTCAAAGAGGACAGCTTGTGCCCTGGCAGATGAACTTTGTAGCCTACGTGTGCAACTAAGCAAAACTCAGTATTGCTGTCCAGTCTCTGTGTGTGTCCTGGCAGGCTTGAAAACCTATGGGTTATGTACTTGAGCAGCCCTTGTGGATTCAGCTCCTTTAGCTTTACAAGTCCAAAGTGTTCACAAATTCTCTGTCGTGGTCACCTTTTCTAACTCCTCTAGCACTGCCTGGGAGGTGGGCAGCACCTCTGACTGCCCAGCTTAAACAttccctttttttaatctctccctAGGAAGCCTCCTTGGCTTTAGTTACGAGTTCCTGTTTTACTGGAAGAGTTAAATTGCCAGCTAACAGCAGTTCTTCTAAGTATAGCCAGGGTTTCAGTCATGGATAACTTATGCTAACTACTATTTGTGGCAACCACAGCCTGATAGGCCTACACAGTGCTGCCAAAGCACAGTGACAAGGATCCATGAGGTAAAAGACAAGCATAAATTTGAGTCATAACATCCTAAATTATCTTTAGCAAGAGATAGTGGATGAAAGCCTAGAAGTACTGTTTTTGAAATTAATGGGAGGCTTTAATTCATCAAAATTCTCCTGAGTTAAATCTTAGGACCTGTCCTTCCAGAATTAAATTTAGGTTGTGAATGTTTGCTGAATTCAACAGACTACTCCTGTGTGTAGCATAACTAATGTTAAGTCTGTCTGGGTTCTTAGTCCAAaggatggagctgctgctgcaggaggaataGGTATCGGTGTATTTATCTCTGAGATATCACACGAATAAGGTAAACTGGTGTGTCCAGTGAGCTATCTGGGAAATCTTGTTATGCTGATGCCCTGACTGTGAGCCTGGACTGATTGCTTGTTCTGTATTTGTAGGAGTTTTGGAAGAAACTTGGGGAACTGGGAGTTCTGGGGATCACAGCTCCTGGTAAGTCTGTTCCCACCTTTTACCTTCTGGTGGGTGATTCCTCAGACAAAAGAGAGACTACTTGAACTCACCCGTTCCAGTTCGTAGCAACCTTGTCTGTGATGTGATGTCCATTTTGTCCAGAAGCTCCTACCTTCATggtttttaaaaactctttttgaCAACTTTTTTATCCTTCACTAAATCAGCATCCTTTTTCCTCGTTAGACTTCTGAATGATTACAGAATGCCTTTTACAATTTAAAAGTGCTGTTCCAAAATGGTTTCTCCAGATATAACCTATGCAACTCAAACATGTTTGTGCTTCTCCAATATGAAGCGCTTGCTGCAAGTTTTGAAGAACGAAAGCTATAGATAAAAGTATCCTAGAACAAACATCCATCTCTAATAGGAGAAGTTAGAGGGTATAAAACAATGCTGTGAAAAGCTGTGATAACTAATGGAGAGCTGACCACATCCAACCAGTCAGAAAAAATCAGGGTAAATCTTATTCAGCCTTGTCCAGGTTAGTTGAAAAGTGTTTTGATTAATGTTATAGATTACTGAGGCTGCTGTGGTCATGCTGAATGCACTAACACAGTGTAATGAGGAGAAGCCCTTAGTGGAGAAAAGCAGCCAATGGGGCCTTTATTTCCCCATCGTAAAGTCTGTGTTTCTAGATGTGCGTCTGCAAAGGCTTCTGCAGAAGCAAGCTGAATAGCAATGCGTTGAAATAATGCCGCTGCATTTCTTTCAGTGGCACTGCGTCTGCTTGAAAGagtctgtatttctgctttctttctctttactcTTCCCAATTTACTGCTGCTCCTGTTTTTTCTCACTCTTACCTTCTTTCTTCTTTGATGTTGTGCCTGAGGCTTACAGCAGTTTCCCACACTATAAATAAGCCATCCCCTCATGAGTCCTGTCCTTTTTGATTTCCTCAAAGATTTGCCTCTAAAACCCTCCTATGCCCAgatttttttgccttatttttgaTTGTATAGTTGTGTGCGCTTTCTTTATTGGCATTGGTTTTGTTGTAGGAGGTGGAGACTGGGATTTAGGATGTGAAGATAATGTGAAATCTTCTGAGGGCGTATGCTCAATTAAATGGCATGATTGGGCACCAGTGCATCAAGTCTATTAAGGGAGTGTTTTAAATaagtgctttttgttttcttcttaaaactaAGAAAACTACATCGGTTTGtaattttccagttattttatAAAGAGCTAAGTTAAGAAATGCAATTATGGAGCTACCACGGAACAATAATACAGGCATGTTGTATATAAAGAGTAATTTTGAAAGGGCAGCATCATTCTAAATCACACTGTGGTTTGTATTATACGAGGAGCCGTCTGGCAGGATTATTTTCTTGTACCTCTTGCAGGACAAAGCAATCATGGGCCAGTAGTGCTTAGAGCAGGCAGTTACCTTTCCTTTCTCGAGGCAATAGCACCAACCCCATCCATTCTATAGGAAGGAACAGAGAACTCTCTTGTTTTGGCATATGTAAGAAATTGTCAAACACGTCTTTTAGGATATTGATAGTAGAACCCTAAACCCTGATTTGTGGTAGAGAGAGGTGATTTCAGAGGATGAAGAGCCCTGCAGATGAGGAGTCAGAATGAGTGACGTGGGAGGAAAGGCTGCGTGTAACGCCAGTGGCGATTGTGTTAGTTTGATGAGGTAGGGCAGTAGCCCTCCTCGAGCCCCGGTTACGCGCTCAGCTCTTTGGTCACTCTGAGTGTACAAACACATTCGCTTCTGCTGTTGTTACTGCTTGCTTACAGCATCCGTGTTGATGATGAGTAAGTGCTCCTGGATTAACTCCCTGACTGCTTTGCAGTGTTTATGTCCTCCTGTTTTAGTTCTTCTCTTAGCAGTACAATCACTTGCTTCTTGCCTGTAGAACAAAGCTTTTACACTGGGCTGTGACTGTATTTGTGCGTATATAAGTGTGTGTGTaggtatatatatgtatatatttatgtaggCTGTCAGCTGCTCAAGGCCATTATGCGtttctcagccttctcttttttcctgccttctctctCCCCGTTCTACTGTGTGCCTTTAATCTTTACCACCGGTTTTAGCCTCAGCTCAGTGGGCCTATCTAGGCTCCCAGTTACGATGATTGTGCTGCTCTGTCTGACTTCATCTTCTCTTGAAATCCACGTTCTCGCCACTGGTGAATTACATTCTTGTTTTGAATTGTCCACCCATCAAAATGCTGGTCTCCTGGACGTTTGCGGGCTTAGAAAAGTCCTTAGTGCCCCACTTTTTGATCAGTTTGAGGATTCCTCACTTGTTTAGGGGTCCTTGTTTATAATTAACAAGCATGGACTTCACAAAGTTGGCCTGTGTTCCTTTGTCCGCAGGTTGCCACTTTGTGATTTAATCTTCGTGATAACATTAAAGGTGGTTGGCAAGAAGGACTCACTATTGTGCAAGTGTCAGTAGCATGTTTTAGATGTATCCTTACGCATGTTGTATGTATAAAACTATGCTGTACAAGTAAATTGTTGATTATGCTGAAGAAGCAATATCACTGTGCCTTTAAGGTAAGAAAATTGAAATTCAGAGCGGATGGGGAAAGCCAGAGGTGCCCAGCTCAGGGACAGTGTCAGTCAAAACCAGAAGGTCTCTTCAAGTATCTCAGATCTCATGCAAGACTGAGCCCGACCTTGGGATCCAGCACACATGTGATATACTCCGTGGTGGTTAACGTGaggtttctcttctcttttcagtgGAATATGGTGGATCTGCTTTGGGGTATCTGGACCACGTGCTGGTTATGGAGGAAATTTCTCGTGCATCAGCAGCTATTGGGCTTAGTTATGGTGCCCACTCAAACCTTTGTATCAACCAGCTAGTGCGTAACGGCAATGAGGCCCAGAAAAACAAGTACTTGCCCAAGGTATGTGGCTGGAAGAGGGGGGAAACTGGAAAGCATTTGGGTTTTGGCTGCGTGCAAGAATGAGTGTCTTTTACAGTGTGTTGAATTGTAAGCACTAGCCGATTTCAGTCACCCAGCCTTTAGGAAATATTGTACTTGCCAAACTTGCCCTTCTCTAGCTTGTTAATTTTTGTCCTATTAATCCATCATTAAGACCTCAGCCTGTGCCAGGGTCCATGTATGTAGGCAGCATAGTCCAGCTCCCTGGAGCTGTGTTACTAAATGAGGCTTTGAGGTGACACTGGATGATATTCTACCAACTTCCCAAATATTGATATTTCTGGATGAAAGTCATTGCTTTCCTATTTCCTATTCTCCATTTCTCATTGCCCAAATTCTTGGTTTGCCTGTGCTTATGAACTACATGTGAAACTTCTTCATCATGTGGGGCACTGATGTTTGTGACTCATAGAagcacagaatggtttggattggaagggattTTATCACAGACATACatatagaagcttttcttcttgcccttgacatccctggccagatttaagtCTATCAgagctttggccttcctaacctgatccctggctacctggacagtttctctgtatccctcccaggctccctgtccttgcttccaccctctgtaggcttcctttttgtgacTGGGTTTGTctaggagctccttgttcatccatgcagcctCCTgtcattcttacctgacttcctctttgtcaggatgttGACACTCCTGAGCTCGGAGGAGgggatccttgaatattaaccagctctcttgggcccctcttccctccagggctttatcccacactactctgccaagcagatccctgaagagcccaaagtgctctcctgaagtccagggtagtga
It contains:
- the KNSTRN gene encoding small kinetochore-associated protein isoform X1, which gives rise to MAFPSKKQCVSKTADLEFNKDPISNFSSNIPADGVFKATNQGLPKSAKKAEPLSKKTATKGPLSRYRLEAELKTKNQLLETAKQQLHSRLTGAQGTIKELKEENEALVQEIEKLKKFQETCMVILESRNIDPVTGGNILEEEEKTQECQKQTMLLTEKLIEELKQFNQTTAKEKEVLQVRLGLCFRLSQVRSEILKVILLLPGLLNSPNELEGESLQYYSSFVLCALRKQCVTPLLCRGLKAKFMVGQCQFSSRPFQVESHTVELETRQKVKVIEMTDCFQVGLNQFQSTDGNSAGNVLCSEQLLLGERFQACVAGGWKHHWQDANPPVWLLCWNSDLV